The following nucleotide sequence is from Acetivibrio cellulolyticus CD2.
ATATTACAATGAATCAGGTACTGTTATGAATCAATTGGATTCCACCAAAATCGACGTTATGTCGTGTAATGCTGAAAATATTAACCTAAACTTCATTAAAGGAAAATCGATTTCAGGTATTGTGTATCTTCCTGAAGGAATAGTAACTCCTTCAGAAGGCGGATACATGAATCTATTTGTTAATTCTAATAACAATACTGATGATAACTATGACGATGACTATTACAATAGTGCTTCGATAGAAGTTCCGGTTGGAGTAAATTCATTTCCTTATTCCATAAGTGTGTTGGAAGACCGTGATTACAGTATGTCATTCGATATAAACAGTATTCCCGGAGTATTAAACAGAGGATATTACAATACAAATGGAACAGTTCTTAGCAATTTAGATGCATCCCTTGTAAATGTTAAAGATCAGGATATAGAAAATGTAAATATTAAACTTGCTAAAGGCGTAAACATTGAAGGAACATTAAATTTGCCTGATAACATGACAGCACCTGAAGGCGGTATAAATGTATATGTAAATACAAATTCAGATAACGGCACACCCGATATTTGGGAAGACGATTATTATAGCTACACAAACTGCATTATTCCTCAAGGGGAAAACTCAGTAAATTATTCTTTAACAGTTGTACCTTCAAAATCTACATCATATATTTTGAATTATACTATTGATCAAAACACAGTAGGATTATTCAACCAAGGCTATTATTGCAAAAATGGCAGTACTATTGACCCTTCAAAGGCTACACCTGTTGTAGTTGGAGCAGAAACAGTGACTGATATTAATATAATTTTAGCTAAAGGTGCAGTTTTAAAAGGAACAATTTCAATACCTGAGGGAATGACTGTTCCTACTGAAGGATTTTATATTGACCTAAACGCACAGACTGATAATATGACACCAGAAAACTATGAAGATGATGCTTCTTATTACGCTAATTCTTATATTGAAGGTGGCAGTAACTCAGCAAAATTCTATATTACGGTAGATCCTTCGAAGACAGACTATGTTCTAAATTATGGTTTTTGGGATACTACGTATTCAACCTACAAACAGGGGTACTATAATTCTGTCGAAACAGCAGCTAACATACAAGATGCAACAAAAATCTCTGATTTTGAAAAAGAAATAGATTTTAAGATTTTACAGGGTGTTAAATTATGTGGAAAAGTAAGTTTACCTAATGGTGAAAAAGCTCCTGAGGGCGGTTTGCAAATATCCTTAAACGCTCTTTCCACTGATATTTCCACTAAGGACAGCACTAATGGAATTTCAGCATATGGAAGTATTTATATTGGTGAAGGCGAAAATTTTGCACCTTATACTCTTGAAGTTTACCCTAAGGAAAAAACAAGCTGTTTTGTAAACTATGACTATTATACAGATCAAAAAACTCAATATCTTAACAAGGGATATTACAGTCAGTCAGGAATGGGCTATAGCATCTCAAATGCTACTCCTATAATAGTTGACAAGGATACTGATACTGTAGAAAACATTAACCTTACACTCCTAAAAGGTGTTGAACTCAAAGGTGAATTGAAAATACCTGAAAAACTAGTAAATAAATCCGATCTATGTATTTATATAAATGCAATAAATGAAAATGGTACACCCGATTTTATCATGGATGATCTATGTAGCTACACAAGTATAAATGCCGACGGTAAAAGCAAAGTTCCATTTACCCTTTATGTTGCACCTGGATTGAAAAACGGTTACAAACTTAGTTTCAACTTATACGGTGATCTGGATGAATATGTAAGCACCTCTTATTATAACAAAAAAGGAATGGTAGGCAATTATAAAGATGCTACACCAATATTGGTTGGAAATTCAGGTGTCAAGGACATAAAGCTCTCAGCAATAAAAGGTGTAAAAATATCAGGTGTTATTAACATTGAAGAAGCAAATAGGGGAGAAATTGCTCCAAGTACCTTTTATGTTACAGCTACCAGTGACAGTAACACAACTGAATGCTTTTATGATGATATTTATAGTAGTAAATATTTTAACGTTACTGAAGGTCAAAATTCAATTGCCTATGAAATTTATGTAGTACCGGAAAGTGACTATACATTGAGCTTTGGTCAGTATGACACTTCAGATTACATGACAGAAGGCTTCTATAGCAAAACAGGAACAGTGCACACGATTCAAGATGCAGATAAAATAAAAATCGGTAAGAAGGCAGTAAAAGATATCAATTTCAACATCGATAAATGCGAGTAATTATTAAAGTGCATAGCTATAAGTAAAATTATAAATTGGTATAAAGTGAGGGTTGTCCAAATTTGGTCAACCCTCATTTCCTTTAATGGATGGCAATGATAAACAAATATACTTCATACGAACTAAGAGATGTTAAAATATTACTTTTATATTACGAAGTAGTTTGCTTATCCGGGTGTATGCTATAATACTGCTATAACTTAATGGTGGTGAATATAGAACTATATACTTAGATAAATAATAGTGCTAATATATACTAACAAGATAAAAGTTGAAAGGAAATTATACAAATGGGAAAGACTTTAGTTTTAGCAGAAAAACCTTCCGTAGCAAGAGATATTGCCAAAGTGCTAAACAGCAACCAAAAAGGGAATGGATTCTTAGCTGGTCCAAAATACATAGTAACTTGGGCATTAGGACATCTTGTAACACTAGCCGACCCAGAGAGCTACAGTGACAGATATAAGACTTGGAATATAGAAGATTTGCCAATGCTGCCAAAGAAAATGGAACTTGTTGTTATAAGAGAAACATCCAAGCAATTTGGCGTTGTAAAAAACCTAATGCACAGGGATGATATAGACGAGCTCGTCATTGCTACAGACTCAGGTAGAGAAGGCGAACTTGTGGCAAGATGGATAATTATAAAGGCAGGATTTCGAAAGCCAATAAAACGTTTATGGATCTCTTCACAAACCGACAAAGCTATAAAGGATGGTTTTGCAAATCTCAAACCTGCAAGGGATTATGATAATCTGTTCTTCTCCGCTCAGAGCAGATCAGAGGCAGATTGGCTGGTGGGCCTTAATGTAACACGTGCATTAACCTGCAAGTTCAATGCCCAACTCTCAGCTGGTAGAGTTCAAACTCCTACACTGGCTATGATCGTAGAACGCGAGAACGAAATAAGAAAATTTGTTCCAAAAGATTATTGGAGCATTAATGCTGGCTTTGAAGGCTTTACAGTCCAATGGCAGGATAAGGCTTCAGGTCAAACAAGGATATTTGATAAGAAAAAAGCTGATGATATTGTAGCAAAAGTTACAGGACAAACCGGACAAATTGTTGAAGTGCGTAAGGAAGCCAAAAGGGAGCTTCCGCCATTAGCTTATGATCTGACTGAACTCCAGCGTGATGCAAATAGAAAATACGGTTATTCTGCAAAACAAACTTTAAATATCATGCAGAAATTATATGAATCTCATAAGTTAGTTACTTACCCAAGGACAGATTCAAGGTATATAACCGACGATATTGTACCAACACTTACTGAGCGTTTAAAAAGCATTGCTGTGGGGCCTTATGCCAAACCCGTGCAAAGCATAATAAGAAACAAAATTGTCGTAACAAAACGATTCGTAGATAACAGCAAAGTTTCAGATCACCATGCCATAATCCCTACTGAACAGTATGTCAATTTGGCTTCTTTAAATACAGAGGAACGCAATATATATGATTTGATCGTAAAGAGGTTTATCGCCGTTTTAAACCCTCCTTTTGAGTATGAGCAGACTACTGTTAAGGTAGACGTCAAAAGTGAGCTATTTTATGCAAAAGGAAAGATTGTGAAGTCATGGGGTTGGAAAAGTGTATATGAGGGATTTGGC
It contains:
- a CDS encoding DNA topoisomerase III, which produces MGKTLVLAEKPSVARDIAKVLNSNQKGNGFLAGPKYIVTWALGHLVTLADPESYSDRYKTWNIEDLPMLPKKMELVVIRETSKQFGVVKNLMHRDDIDELVIATDSGREGELVARWIIIKAGFRKPIKRLWISSQTDKAIKDGFANLKPARDYDNLFFSAQSRSEADWLVGLNVTRALTCKFNAQLSAGRVQTPTLAMIVERENEIRKFVPKDYWSINAGFEGFTVQWQDKASGQTRIFDKKKADDIVAKVTGQTGQIVEVRKEAKRELPPLAYDLTELQRDANRKYGYSAKQTLNIMQKLYESHKLVTYPRTDSRYITDDIVPTLTERLKSIAVGPYAKPVQSIIRNKIVVTKRFVDNSKVSDHHAIIPTEQYVNLASLNTEERNIYDLIVKRFIAVLNPPFEYEQTTVKVDVKSELFYAKGKIVKSWGWKSVYEGFGKLEEDDDDDENSHSLPDIKQGQKAALTSVKPVNGKTKPPARYTEATLLSAMEHPGKFVENKALREALENTSGLGTPATRADIIEKLFNTFYVERKGKEIFPTSKGIQLIGIVPSDLKSPELTAKWEQQLALISKGKTNSDTFVSEMRNYATKLVKDVVSSNEVFKHDNVTREKCECGKYLLEVNGKKGKMLVCPDRECGFRKSISLVSNARCPECHKKMEIRGEDENKSFYCACGYREKLDAFKKRKGEQVNKKEVTSFLKQQDKGEAINSALADALAKWKS